From one Halothece sp. PCC 7418 genomic stretch:
- a CDS encoding Na(+)/H(+) antiporter subunit B: MKWLYAVAGFALFIKMLVLPNPIADWEELAVVETIVSESGVSNTVSGIIFRNRLYDTIFEVVVFTIAILGGRFLLANEQPTTTVDQFTDHPSVVLARLGATIAALVSIELAIRGHLSPGGGFAAGVAGGTAIGLIAITSKSQWMEVVYQRWKAATVEKVSVLIFIALAVVTLVGWELPQGELGTLVSGGFIPFLNILVALKVALGSWAVILLFIRYRGLL; this comes from the coding sequence ATGAAATGGCTTTATGCAGTCGCTGGGTTTGCTTTATTTATTAAAATGTTAGTCTTACCGAATCCAATAGCTGATTGGGAAGAGTTAGCGGTTGTAGAAACAATTGTCTCTGAAAGTGGGGTTTCCAATACGGTATCAGGAATCATTTTTAGAAATCGACTCTATGACACCATTTTTGAAGTCGTTGTTTTTACCATTGCGATTCTAGGGGGGCGATTTCTTTTAGCGAACGAACAACCGACGACAACTGTTGATCAATTTACGGATCATCCCTCGGTTGTGTTAGCACGTCTTGGCGCGACCATCGCTGCTTTAGTTAGCATTGAACTGGCGATTCGCGGTCATTTAAGCCCTGGGGGAGGGTTTGCTGCAGGGGTTGCTGGTGGAACCGCCATTGGTTTAATCGCGATCACCTCAAAATCACAGTGGATGGAAGTGGTTTATCAACGGTGGAAAGCTGCAACAGTTGAAAAAGTATCAGTGCTAATTTTCATTGCTTTAGCCGTGGTTACGTTAGTGGGTTGGGAACTCCCGCAAGGAGAATTAGGAACACTAGTCAGTGGCGGGTTTATTCCCTTTCTGAATATTTTAGTTGCCCTGAAAGTTGCCCTCGGATCTTGGGCGGTCATTTTATTGTTTATTCGCTATCGTGGTTTACTTTAA
- a CDS encoding DUF4040 domain-containing protein, with amino-acid sequence MDNYIYIIVALLPLTALTLVLQVNPYQALVIRAILGAVAALVYAVLGAADVALTEALVGTMLAITLYVVAVRSSLVMRLGVLQTETETDQNLKDIITKIRKIIDQYHLRLEIIQYPNVSALESALHSQEIHAGCITCQQDDCLFHNGTTVVDTQKTYHAAVRVRRLFEIMKEELVFPDTTVTYVPIMNEEEKH; translated from the coding sequence ATGGATAATTATATTTACATCATTGTGGCGTTATTGCCTCTAACTGCATTGACGTTAGTCCTACAAGTCAATCCTTATCAGGCTTTAGTGATACGAGCGATTTTAGGGGCGGTAGCTGCTTTAGTTTATGCGGTTTTGGGGGCTGCGGATGTTGCCCTCACGGAAGCGTTAGTGGGAACGATGTTAGCCATCACTTTGTATGTCGTTGCAGTCCGTTCTTCTTTAGTGATGCGTTTAGGAGTCTTACAAACAGAGACAGAAACCGATCAAAATTTAAAAGATATTATCACCAAAATCAGAAAAATTATTGATCAGTACCATTTACGTTTAGAAATTATTCAATATCCCAATGTGTCTGCGTTAGAATCTGCGTTACACTCACAAGAAATTCACGCTGGTTGTATAACTTGTCAGCAAGACGACTGTCTGTTTCATAACGGAACAACCGTTGTCGATACGCAAAAAACTTATCATGCTGCGGTTCGTGTGCGTCGCCTCTTTGAGATTATGAAAGAGGAGCTAGTCTTTCCAGATACAACTGTTACCTATGTTCCTATCATGAATGAAGAGGAGAAGCACTGA
- a CDS encoding monovalent cation/H(+) antiporter subunit G produces the protein MINLLSYSLILIGIIFWFWGTLPLIGNRSVLFKLHSLSVADTLGSMSIVIGLLLKIPEEWPLLLLAIISLAIWNTVLGYVIAYCSSDERHENG, from the coding sequence ATGATTAATCTTCTAAGTTATAGCCTCATTTTAATCGGAATTATCTTCTGGTTTTGGGGAACATTGCCCCTCATTGGCAATCGATCTGTTTTATTTAAACTACACAGTCTTTCTGTTGCCGATACCCTAGGTTCAATGAGTATCGTGATTGGTTTACTCCTAAAAATTCCAGAGGAATGGCCCCTCCTGCTATTAGCCATTATTTCTCTAGCGATTTGGAACACGGTATTAGGGTATGTTATCGCCTATTGTTCTAGTGATGAGAGGCATGAAAATGGATAA
- a CDS encoding Na+/H+ antiporter subunit E: MDAIAYFNIILRLAIWFLLTADFSLANIIIGVTIAFLLPRRWTSPEPLREWIKVLWKTVVAIPQAYIEAIQIMLFPHNEEEIVREKVKPNRTPGLIFLDIFLITFTPKTIVVKYHQRGWYEVHRIRRKISDQ; the protein is encoded by the coding sequence ATGGACGCGATCGCCTATTTTAATATAATTCTCCGCCTTGCCATCTGGTTTTTACTGACGGCAGATTTTAGTTTAGCTAATATTATTATTGGCGTTACTATTGCTTTTCTCTTACCTCGTCGTTGGACATCCCCAGAACCTTTAAGAGAATGGATTAAAGTCTTATGGAAAACCGTCGTTGCCATTCCCCAAGCCTATATCGAAGCGATCCAAATTATGCTTTTTCCCCACAATGAGGAAGAAATTGTCAGAGAAAAAGTTAAACCCAACCGTACCCCAGGACTCATTTTTTTAGACATCTTTTTAATTACCTTTACCCCCAAAACTATTGTTGTAAAATATCATCAACGAGGTTGGTATGAAGTCCACCGCATCCGACGTAAAATCAGTGACCAGTGA
- a CDS encoding cation:proton antiporter, with protein sequence MEQITIVWIALSFFTGFVSYLVPKLSRWLALGIAFLSLGYSGLLFLEPSPVTIKLLDSFGVTLIADQLSSFFILTNAVVTSAVIFYCWQSEKSAFFFMQLVILHGSVNATFICADLISLYVALEVISIGAFLVIAYPRSDRAIWVGLRYLFVSNTAMLFYLVGTGLVYKVNHSFSFAGLQDSPPDAIALIFLGLLVKGGIFFSGLWLPLTHSESESPVSAMLSGVVVKAGVFPLVRIALMIDTINPIVRFFGVGTALLGVAYAVFEKDTKRMLAFHTISQLGFVLAAPVVGGFYALTHGLVKSALFLIAGVLPSRNFKELQHQPIRTEIWIALVIASFSISGFPLLSGFGAKVLTTKNLLPWQVIGMNIAALGTAISFAKFIFLPHETTSEKSGLKRGFWFAMVILLGGLVVANVFYYEAYTLQNTIKPLATIFLGWLVYLFLIKKMTIKLPRAIEQFDHLIGVMALMLILLFWSLWTRSPILI encoded by the coding sequence ATGGAACAAATTACGATTGTTTGGATCGCTTTATCATTTTTTACGGGATTCGTGAGTTATCTTGTCCCGAAACTATCCCGTTGGCTGGCTTTGGGGATTGCTTTCTTATCGCTGGGTTATTCAGGATTATTATTTCTTGAACCTTCTCCAGTTACGATTAAATTACTGGATAGTTTTGGGGTGACTTTAATTGCGGATCAACTGAGTAGCTTTTTTATTCTCACCAATGCCGTTGTCACCAGCGCCGTTATTTTTTATTGTTGGCAAAGTGAGAAATCTGCTTTCTTTTTCATGCAGTTGGTGATTCTGCATGGGAGTGTTAACGCCACGTTTATTTGTGCCGATTTAATCAGTCTGTATGTGGCGTTAGAAGTGATTAGTATTGGGGCATTTTTAGTCATTGCTTATCCCCGCAGCGATCGCGCAATTTGGGTCGGCTTACGGTATCTTTTTGTGAGCAATACCGCCATGTTATTTTATCTGGTGGGGACTGGGCTAGTCTATAAAGTGAATCATTCCTTTAGTTTTGCAGGGTTACAAGATTCTCCCCCAGACGCGATCGCGCTAATTTTTCTAGGATTATTAGTTAAAGGGGGGATTTTCTTTTCTGGGTTATGGTTACCCCTCACCCACTCGGAATCGGAAAGCCCTGTGTCAGCAATGTTATCGGGAGTTGTTGTCAAAGCGGGCGTTTTTCCCCTTGTACGCATTGCCTTAATGATTGACACGATCAACCCCATTGTTCGCTTTTTTGGGGTGGGGACAGCCCTGTTAGGGGTCGCTTATGCCGTTTTTGAGAAAGATACCAAACGGATGCTTGCCTTTCATACGATTTCCCAATTGGGATTTGTCCTCGCTGCACCCGTTGTGGGCGGGTTTTATGCGTTAACTCATGGCTTAGTGAAATCTGCTTTATTTTTAATTGCTGGGGTGTTACCGAGTCGCAATTTTAAAGAATTACAACATCAACCGATTCGGACAGAAATTTGGATCGCTTTGGTCATTGCCAGTTTTTCGATTTCTGGATTTCCCTTGCTATCAGGGTTTGGGGCAAAAGTTTTAACCACAAAAAATTTATTACCTTGGCAAGTCATTGGAATGAATATTGCTGCGTTGGGAACTGCCATTTCCTTTGCAAAATTTATCTTTCTTCCCCATGAAACAACCTCAGAAAAAAGTGGATTAAAACGAGGTTTTTGGTTCGCAATGGTAATTTTATTAGGAGGATTAGTTGTCGCCAATGTGTTTTATTATGAAGCCTATACCTTGCAGAATACTATTAAACCCTTAGCCACGATTTTTCTCGGTTGGCTGGTGTATCTTTTCCTGATTAAGAAAATGACTATTAAATTACCCCGCGCGATCGAGCAATTCGATCATCTGATTGGGGTCATGGCTTTGATGTTAATTTTACTCTTTTGGAGCTTATGGACGCGATCGCCTATTTTAATATAA
- a CDS encoding cation:proton antiporter — protein sequence MMQLTIVWIALSFFVGFVIYLVPNLSRWLALVVAFTSLAYSGFLFLQPSAINIQLLDSFGVTLIADQLSSFFILTNALVTIALIFYCWQSEKPSFFFMQLVILHGSVNATFICADLISLYVALEVISIAAFLLISYPRSDRVVWVGLRYLFVSNTAMLFYLVGTILVYQVNHSFSFAGLQNSPPDAIALIFLGLLVKGGIFFSGLWLPLTHSESESPVSAMLSGVVVKAGVFPLVRLALMIDTVDPIVRFFGVGTALLGVAYAIFEKDTKRTLAFSTISQLGFIVAAPAVGGFYALTHGLVKSALFLIAGNLPSRDFKQLQDHPIPTEIWITLVIAGFSISGFPLLSGFGAKVLTSKNLLPWQVVAMNLAAFGTAITLGKFIFLPHQRISQSNVKLGFWLAMFILLGGLVAANVFYYEAYTLENILKPLAIIALGWLTYLLLIKKVIIQLPRNLEKFDHLVGGMPLMLILLFWSVWTKSSILK from the coding sequence ATGATGCAACTAACCATCGTTTGGATTGCTTTATCTTTTTTTGTTGGGTTTGTCATTTATCTAGTCCCAAACTTATCGCGCTGGCTTGCTTTAGTTGTTGCTTTCACTTCACTAGCTTACTCAGGATTCCTGTTTTTACAACCCTCAGCGATTAATATTCAATTATTAGATAGTTTTGGGGTCACTTTAATTGCGGATCAACTGAGTAGCTTTTTTATTCTTACTAATGCCTTGGTCACGATCGCGCTGATTTTTTATTGTTGGCAAAGTGAGAAACCAAGTTTCTTTTTTATGCAGTTGGTCATCCTTCATGGTAGCGTTAACGCCACGTTTATTTGTGCGGATTTAATCAGTCTGTATGTGGCGTTAGAAGTGATTAGTATTGCTGCATTTTTACTCATTTCTTATCCCCGCAGCGATCGCGTGGTTTGGGTGGGGTTACGCTATCTTTTTGTCAGCAACACCGCCATGTTGTTTTATTTGGTGGGGACAATTTTAGTTTATCAAGTCAATCATTCCTTCAGTTTTGCGGGATTACAAAATTCACCCCCAGACGCGATCGCGCTGATTTTTTTAGGATTATTAGTCAAAGGGGGGATTTTCTTTTCTGGGTTATGGTTACCCCTGACGCACTCGGAATCGGAAAGCCCTGTTTCAGCCATGTTATCGGGAGTTGTTGTCAAAGCGGGCGTTTTTCCCCTGGTACGCCTTGCTTTAATGATTGATACGGTCGATCCCATTGTCCGCTTTTTTGGGGTCGGGACAGCCCTATTAGGGGTCGCTTATGCCATTTTTGAGAAGGACACCAAACGCACCTTAGCCTTTAGCACCATTTCTCAATTAGGGTTTATTGTCGCTGCACCCGCAGTGGGCGGGTTTTATGCGTTAACCCATGGTTTAGTTAAATCCGCTTTATTTTTAATTGCTGGCAATTTACCCAGTCGTGACTTTAAACAACTACAAGATCATCCCATTCCCACTGAGATTTGGATAACCTTAGTTATCGCGGGTTTTTCCATTTCTGGTTTTCCGTTACTCTCGGGGTTTGGGGCAAAAGTTTTAACCAGTAAAAACTTATTACCGTGGCAAGTTGTGGCGATGAATCTGGCTGCTTTCGGGACAGCAATCACCTTGGGAAAATTTATTTTCTTACCTCATCAAAGAATATCACAAAGCAATGTCAAACTGGGCTTTTGGTTAGCCATGTTTATTTTACTTGGAGGCTTAGTCGCAGCGAATGTTTTTTATTATGAAGCATACACCTTAGAAAATATCCTCAAACCTTTGGCAATTATTGCCCTGGGTTGGCTGACCTATCTTTTGCTAATTAAGAAAGTTATCATCCAGTTACCTCGTAATCTTGAAAAATTTGACCATCTCGTTGGGGGAATGCCTTTAATGTTAATCCTACTCTTCTGGAGTGTATGGACAAAATCTTCTATCCTAAAATAA
- a CDS encoding NADH-quinone oxidoreductase subunit K — protein MLEGFVFATVFCGFFGIIFKKNLVMKIVSMDIMSTGVIAYYVLVSSRSGLFTPIITNGENITYADPVPQAVILTAIVIGFSIQALMLVGVMKLAKNNPTLETTAIEENNQR, from the coding sequence ATGTTAGAAGGGTTTGTGTTTGCTACGGTTTTTTGTGGTTTTTTTGGCATCATCTTTAAGAAAAATCTCGTAATGAAAATTGTCTCTATGGACATTATGAGTACAGGAGTCATTGCGTATTATGTTCTCGTTTCTTCCCGTAGTGGTTTGTTTACACCGATTATCACGAATGGGGAAAACATTACTTATGCTGATCCAGTTCCCCAAGCGGTAATCTTAACAGCGATTGTTATTGGTTTTTCGATTCAGGCGTTGATGTTAGTGGGGGTGATGAAATTAGCGAAAAATAATCCGACTTTAGAAACAACTGCGATTGAGGAAAATAATCAACGATGA
- a CDS encoding cation:proton antiporter, with protein sequence MTALQTIFQHSLSLNLESGLPLLATASETTASEADTTIILAGVLLSLVFIYFASKLGGELSKLVDLPPVLGELVAGVIVGISALHLVIFPETGAMASDSVVITILQQVVGLQPENASAVFASQSEVISVLAELGVIILLFEIGLESDLRELQKVGTRAAIVAVIGVVAPFIGGTAGLMLLFGMPTIPAVFAGAALTATSIGITSKVLSELGQLKSKEGQIIVGAAVIDDVLGIIVLAVVASLAKTGEVDVLNLVYLIVSASAFLLGSIFLGKFFNKSFVAIAQKLQTRGNLVIPALIFAFLMAFLANAIQLEAILGAFAAGLVLDETDKRKELDQQIIPIADILVPIFFVSVGARVDLSVLNPTSAENRQGLIIAAFLIVVAIIGKIISGWAIFGKEKVNRLAIGIGMIPRGEVGLVFAGIGAASGILDKPLQAAVIIMVILTTFIAPPLLRFAFKEEAEIVEETGS encoded by the coding sequence ATGACAGCTTTACAAACAATCTTTCAACACTCTTTATCGCTTAATCTTGAATCGGGTCTTCCCTTATTAGCGACAGCTTCTGAAACAACTGCTTCCGAAGCGGATACAACCATAATTTTGGCAGGGGTTTTACTCAGTCTGGTCTTTATTTATTTTGCCAGTAAATTAGGAGGAGAACTCTCAAAACTGGTTGATTTACCGCCTGTTTTAGGAGAATTAGTCGCTGGTGTTATTGTCGGAATCTCCGCTTTACATCTGGTCATTTTTCCAGAAACGGGCGCAATGGCAAGTGATTCAGTTGTTATAACAATTTTGCAGCAAGTGGTTGGTTTACAGCCAGAAAATGCCAGCGCAGTTTTTGCCAGTCAAAGTGAAGTTATTTCGGTTTTAGCTGAATTAGGGGTGATTATTCTCCTCTTTGAAATTGGCTTAGAATCCGATTTACGAGAGTTACAAAAAGTGGGCACCAGAGCAGCGATCGTTGCGGTGATCGGCGTTGTTGCACCCTTTATTGGGGGAACGGCGGGATTAATGTTACTCTTTGGAATGCCAACGATTCCCGCCGTTTTTGCAGGGGCAGCGTTAACCGCCACCAGCATCGGCATTACTTCAAAAGTGCTTTCGGAATTAGGACAATTAAAGTCCAAAGAAGGTCAAATTATTGTTGGGGCTGCGGTGATTGATGATGTCCTAGGGATTATTGTTTTAGCAGTTGTGGCAAGTTTAGCAAAGACAGGGGAAGTTGATGTTCTCAACTTAGTTTATTTAATTGTTAGTGCTTCTGCTTTCTTGTTGGGTTCAATCTTTTTAGGGAAGTTTTTTAATAAAAGTTTTGTCGCGATCGCGCAAAAGTTACAAACCCGAGGCAATCTTGTCATCCCAGCTTTAATCTTTGCATTTTTAATGGCATTTCTTGCCAACGCAATTCAATTAGAGGCAATTTTGGGAGCATTTGCTGCAGGATTAGTGTTAGATGAAACCGACAAACGGAAAGAATTAGATCAACAAATTATTCCCATTGCCGACATTTTAGTTCCCATCTTTTTTGTCTCCGTTGGCGCAAGAGTGGATCTCAGTGTTTTGAATCCTACCAGCGCAGAAAATCGTCAAGGTTTGATTATTGCTGCTTTCTTAATTGTCGTTGCGATTATTGGCAAAATTATCAGTGGTTGGGCAATTTTTGGCAAAGAAAAGGTCAACCGTTTAGCGATTGGAATTGGTATGATTCCTCGGGGGGAAGTGGGCTTAGTGTTTGCTGGAATTGGTGCTGCTAGTGGCATTTTAGATAAACCGTTACAAGCTGCGGTGATTATTATGGTTATTTTGACCACGTTTATTGCACCGCCTCTGTTGCGTTTTGCCTTTAAGGAAGAAGCAGAAATCGTCGAGGAAACAGGAAGTTAA
- a CDS encoding SulP family inorganic anion transporter, whose protein sequence is MRITNRIHFRNLKGDIFGGVTAAIIALPMALTFGVASGAGATAGLWGAILVGFFAALFGGTPTLISEPTGPMTVVMTSVIATLTAANPENGLAMAFTVVMMAGVFQIIFGALKLGRYVTLMPYTVISGFMSGIGVILIILQIAPFLGQASPKGGVVGTVQNLPMLLGNINPLETLLAGLTVAILLFYPRKLKQYLPPQLSALIVGTILSITVLNNSGLRRIGEISVGFPSLQFPTFSAPQLQTMLVDALVLAMLGCIDALLTSLVADSLTRTEHDSNKELIGQGLGNLVSGLFGGIAGAGATMGTVANIQTGGRTAVSGLTRAFLLLMVVLGLSKYLTVIPMAVLAGIAFKVGLDIVDWGFLKRAHKVSPKAAFIMYGVVALTVFVDLIVAVGVGVFVANILTIERLSNHRADQVKAVTYDDEEIELKPEEKQVLEEADGRVLLFYLSGPMIFGVAKAISREHNLINNYESLVLDLSEVPILGVTSSFALENAINEALENGREVFIVGVEGQTEKRLRKIGILDKIPSENIVRDRAVALKEALSHVKQKENHLNAEVMSQQEIG, encoded by the coding sequence ATGAGAATAACAAACAGAATTCACTTTAGAAACTTGAAAGGGGATATTTTTGGCGGGGTGACGGCTGCCATTATTGCCCTACCGATGGCGTTGACATTTGGGGTCGCCTCGGGAGCAGGAGCAACGGCTGGCTTGTGGGGAGCAATCCTCGTGGGCTTTTTTGCTGCTCTGTTTGGCGGTACACCAACCCTAATTTCTGAGCCAACGGGTCCGATGACGGTGGTGATGACTTCTGTTATTGCTACGCTTACGGCTGCTAACCCTGAAAATGGTCTAGCAATGGCGTTTACCGTCGTCATGATGGCAGGGGTCTTTCAAATTATTTTTGGAGCGCTCAAGTTAGGGCGTTATGTGACTCTAATGCCCTACACGGTAATCTCTGGCTTTATGTCGGGGATTGGGGTGATTTTAATTATCCTGCAAATTGCTCCCTTTTTAGGACAAGCAAGCCCGAAAGGAGGCGTTGTCGGTACTGTCCAAAATTTACCGATGTTGCTGGGAAATATTAATCCCCTTGAAACCTTGCTGGCGGGTTTAACGGTTGCCATTCTCTTGTTTTATCCCAGAAAGTTAAAGCAATACTTACCCCCCCAACTCTCTGCTCTGATTGTGGGGACAATCCTTTCAATTACGGTGTTGAACAATAGTGGCTTGCGTCGCATCGGTGAAATTAGTGTTGGTTTTCCCAGTTTGCAATTTCCCACCTTTAGTGCGCCCCAACTGCAAACGATGTTAGTCGATGCGTTAGTTTTAGCGATGTTGGGTTGTATTGATGCGCTATTAACCTCGCTGGTTGCTGACAGTTTAACGCGCACTGAACACGATTCTAATAAAGAATTAATTGGTCAAGGGTTAGGAAACTTAGTCTCTGGTTTATTCGGTGGTATTGCTGGGGCTGGTGCAACCATGGGCACTGTGGCGAATATTCAAACGGGTGGACGGACTGCTGTTTCGGGTTTAACACGGGCTTTTCTGTTACTCATGGTTGTCTTAGGACTGAGTAAATATTTAACGGTTATTCCGATGGCTGTTTTAGCGGGGATTGCCTTTAAGGTAGGACTTGATATTGTCGATTGGGGTTTCTTGAAACGAGCGCACAAGGTTTCCCCGAAAGCAGCTTTCATTATGTATGGGGTGGTTGCTCTGACTGTATTTGTTGACTTAATTGTTGCAGTTGGCGTTGGCGTTTTTGTTGCCAATATTCTCACCATTGAACGACTCTCGAATCATCGTGCAGACCAAGTAAAAGCCGTTACTTATGATGATGAGGAAATTGAGCTCAAGCCAGAAGAAAAACAAGTGTTAGAGGAAGCCGATGGTCGTGTTTTACTCTTCTATCTCAGTGGTCCGATGATTTTTGGGGTGGCAAAAGCCATTTCTCGGGAACACAATCTCATTAATAATTATGAGTCTCTTGTTTTGGATTTATCGGAAGTTCCGATTTTAGGGGTAACTTCTTCTTTTGCTTTAGAAAATGCCATTAATGAGGCGTTAGAAAACGGTCGTGAGGTCTTCATTGTTGGTGTTGAAGGACAAACGGAAAAACGTCTGAGAAAGATCGGCATTCTGGATAAAATTCCGAGTGAAAATATTGTGCGCGATCGCGCTGTTGCCCTCAAAGAAGCGCTCAGCCACGTTAAACAAAAAGAAAACCATTTGAATGCCGAGGTAATGTCTCAACAAGAAATTGGTTAA
- a CDS encoding Uma2 family endonuclease, protein MPIAIPKGFKITPEQFDQLAEIEQLSKIELTETGELIVMSPTGGEAGEKNFNLYIDLGIWNRQTRLGKAFDSSTVFVLPNGARRSPDVSWIRLDRWDTLTSQEKQGFPPIAPDFVIELVSPSDLKSQRYEDLQAKMQEYIANGVQLGWLIEPSAKTVEIYQLGQPVAVLNHPQTLSGQEVLPGFVLDLSEILNN, encoded by the coding sequence ATGCCGATCGCGATTCCGAAAGGATTTAAAATAACGCCAGAACAATTCGATCAACTCGCCGAGATCGAGCAACTTTCAAAAATCGAGTTGACTGAGACTGGAGAATTAATTGTTATGAGTCCCACTGGCGGGGAAGCAGGGGAAAAAAACTTTAATTTATATATCGATCTCGGAATCTGGAATCGTCAGACAAGATTGGGAAAAGCCTTTGATTCTTCGACTGTATTTGTTTTACCGAATGGGGCGAGAAGAAGTCCTGATGTTAGTTGGATCAGATTAGATCGTTGGGATACTTTAACCTCTCAAGAAAAACAAGGATTTCCGCCGATCGCGCCTGATTTTGTCATTGAGTTAGTCAGTCCGAGCGATTTAAAAAGCCAGCGCTATGAAGACTTACAGGCAAAGATGCAAGAATATATAGCGAATGGGGTGCAGTTAGGTTGGTTAATCGAACCCTCAGCAAAAACTGTCGAAATCTATCAATTGGGACAACCTGTAGCAGTTCTAAATCATCCTCAAACCTTATCAGGGCAAGAGGTTTTGCCTGGATTTGTTTTAGATTTAAGCGAGATTTTAAACAATTAG
- a CDS encoding ABC transporter ATP-binding protein: MATSPTQTTSNAVTDEKVVLFSAVEISKWYQMGEVQVQALKSVDLELYEGEFVVLLGASGSGKSTLLNILGGLDIPSAGEIFFRGNNLTTANEAQLTQYRRENVGFVFQFYNLIPSLTAAENVALVTELAHHPMSPKAALTLVGLDDRLNHFPAQLSGGEQQRVAIARAIAKRPEVLFCDEPTGALDFQTGKRVLEVLNQVNQEFGTTVAVITHNAGIAEMADRVLLMRSGEIVEIRENATKKSPDQLEW; the protein is encoded by the coding sequence ATGGCGACTTCTCCCACCCAGACAACGTCTAATGCTGTAACTGATGAGAAAGTTGTTCTTTTCTCCGCCGTAGAAATTTCTAAATGGTATCAGATGGGAGAAGTACAGGTACAAGCCCTCAAGTCTGTGGATCTTGAACTGTATGAAGGAGAATTTGTCGTTTTGTTAGGGGCTTCGGGGAGTGGTAAATCAACCTTACTTAATATCTTGGGAGGATTGGATATTCCCAGTGCAGGTGAAATCTTTTTTCGGGGAAATAACCTCACCACTGCCAATGAAGCACAGTTAACCCAATATCGTCGGGAAAATGTGGGGTTTGTCTTTCAGTTTTATAACTTGATTCCTAGTTTGACCGCAGCCGAAAATGTTGCCCTCGTGACCGAATTGGCTCATCATCCTATGTCCCCGAAAGCTGCTTTAACCTTAGTTGGTTTAGATGATCGCCTCAATCATTTTCCCGCGCAACTGTCAGGAGGCGAACAACAACGGGTTGCGATCGCGCGGGCGATTGCCAAACGTCCAGAAGTCTTATTTTGTGATGAACCCACGGGCGCGTTAGATTTTCAAACGGGAAAGCGGGTGTTAGAAGTGCTGAATCAAGTGAATCAAGAATTTGGCACAACCGTTGCTGTCATTACCCATAATGCGGGGATTGCAGAAATGGCGGATCGCGTGCTGTTGATGCGTAGTGGCGAAATTGTCGAGATTCGAGAGAATGCAACTAAAAAATCTCCTGACCAACTGGAGTGGTAA